ccatttacttatgaatgaatTGAATGCGGTTGTCTTTTTCATCTCCAATGAGTCAAAAAAATTAGTGTGAAAAGAAATGAGTTAAACGATTCTAAGTCAAAGTCAAAGCGGGTAAAGTTGCATAAAGTGTTATTCTATAGTATTATGCATAGAAGTATAGAACCTGCTTAAATAGTTGTATTCCACAAGTTAGGTATAACGAAtcataacaaataaataaaattcagcTTTAGACAGAAATATTccaacccaaaccatccaaacaatCATTACCCGGATCTAGCCCACTTGACCCATCCACTTTGCCaccttaaataaatatagacaCAAGCAACAAAAGATAATTGACATCCAAGGGGTCAGACAGTTTGCATTAGTCTATGCCATGACGTATGATGGTCCATAATTATTCGAAATTATGACATATATAGGAAGCATAGAGTCTGTGTACCTTTATTACGAGgtcatatgaatatatattggAAAGTAATTAAGTGAAGCTCAAGGTGAAATTAAGACAAAAACCTAGCTGAAATTACCTGGTTGGCTTTTAGAGCAGCCGTACTCTCTTTGACATATTCTGGTGGGGTACCATTGTCGCGCTCACCAACCAGTAACGCCATAGGTACCTTAACTCCTaaaataatcatataatcagaAAAAAGTCAAAGTTGCTCGATATGTGCGAGAAGTCTGaatattagaaaagaaaaataaagaaagccTAAATTGCAATTTGAAAGGAGAAATGCTTCTTCTTCCTAAGTTTTCCACTTAaacatctttctttttttttgaacaacccCTTAAACATCTTTCTAATTCCACATAAATTTGACATATTCAATCTGCTATTTCTTTCTGCCGAGTTCTAATCTCATGTGTTAATTTTTCCAATTGTCTCGATCTTATAGTTAGGAATACTTTGCGGAGGAAATTTTACAAACGTATAGATTAGTCAGAAACGAACATACCCTTGATATCATCTATAGTTGTATACGAAGGATGCAAGAGTGCAGCAACTGGTATTATATCAGCCTCCTTTGCTAGCTCTACAACGACCTTGCCTATTCCAGACATGTGATGCAACTGAGTCAGCGATCTGGAACTGACATAATACTAGAAAAGATGGTAAAATGGCTGGGTTGAAGTTGGTCCAGTTATGTTGACCAGTTAACTTTTTGTCCAACGTTATAGAACTTAAATTTTATTGGTCATCAAACATGCTTATAAAGTTATATTATTCCCTTAACAATCtaatcttttatataatttgatttaggaggttttatgcattataaATATACTTTGGGAGACTTTCGGATCATTCATGTACATCTAACAGTTAACTTCACGTGTTTGACCAGTTAAAGCTTACAGCCAAATCGATCCATTGATACTGAATAGGTTGAACTTGCCATCTTTGAGTAATGGATTTGTTCAGAAGGTAGTCTTACCACCCCAACAGAATCCCGCAGCTCCAATTTTATGTACGCCTTTCTCTTTGAGAGCCTGAATAAGCGGCTTCACATATTTAACTGCTTCCTCCTACAGagaggaaaaagaagaaaaagtagaGATGGTATTTGTTATTACATATTAGTATCAAAGCAAAGTTTATAATAGTCTAATTTTATAGCATCTTTTTAAGGTCAGGGATGTTTGATCTGTAataaaataatctagttaacaTAATAACAAGATTTGCATATGAACTATAACCAACCGGTCTATGTTTTGCTAGCCAAACTTCTTTTTGAGTGGTATTGGTCGTGGGATCACCAAAAAACAAATCAGGAACGACTACAAAGTTTCCTGCAGATGCAACTTTATCCGCAAATTTCCTGTAATTTTTATCGAAACACCAAAAAGTTACATTCTACGAATTAAACAACTCCATCTAACTTAGAATGCTAAAGATAAACTATGACCTTAACAAACTCAAGATGCGTAATCCtcaaaaaaatacaacaaaCTAATATAACTCGAATTACGGGATATGATCCGTGAATCTTATGTACCGCATAAGGTAAAACCGTGATCCACTATCCTATGATCCTATAATTTAAATGTCTAAACCCATGTGCCGTTTTAGGCTGTTCAACATTTCAACTGCATTGCAGCACAAATCatttacccttttaatatatgatataacaATATTGTAGACAATCTAACAGTTACATGTCAGAATTTACTGTACTCCATATCATAATGCATTTAAATTTTCCCAAAATATGAAAGAATACCTCAATTTTGGAACTCCATAACctgcaaaaataaataataagaaaacaaTTTAGAGCAAGCTGATAACAATGATACGAACTACGTATACTATCATATAACTCAACCCTCACGTCACCCTCTCGTACACCACCAAAAGTTAACCTCAACCTTTGGCTGCCGCAAGCGCTGCCAGAATGttattcttgaaaattttgatatttatatataaccaaAAATTACTAGTAAAATGAACAGGCTTCATATATACTCGTCGTAACAACTAACCAAgtaagatggaaaaaaaaaagactgcTGGAATGAGGTATAGGAATTAGAAAAAGGAAACTTGATAACGTACCCCAAACATCAGAAAGAAGAATAACAGCAGGTTTTTTGGAATGAGGTTTGCCAGAGAAATAAGCACAGAGAGATGCAATCTGGTGAACTTTGCCTTGTTCATCCCCAGCTGGAGGGTTTTTGCTGCAGTCTGCATATGTATATGTcaactaaatatatatcaaagcaAACCACAAGGTACTAGTATATAAAACTGTACCCTTTGaaattcttttatctttaatgaattaatttacatctaataatctcttatttttttaaatatcttcacTACTCACTTTACCACGGTGACAGAGGTAGTGGCAGTGGAGGAGCTATGTGGTGGTCAAGGGTCTATATTTCTAGTACTATATCTAAGTATTTATTCAGTTTTAAGGTAATTGGCGACCCCAAACTAATGTAATTGAACTTTGTAGTTAAATTTAACACTTATTAGTATCATAAAAACTGTTCGGCGACCCCAGAACAAAAATCCTGGCTTTGCCACTGGGTAGTGGT
The sequence above is drawn from the Erigeron canadensis isolate Cc75 chromosome 4, C_canadensis_v1, whole genome shotgun sequence genome and encodes:
- the LOC122595335 gene encoding endo-1,3;1,4-beta-D-glucanase-like; the protein is MNLLANLVCIIILLCSVLIIIPSSSVHAAYDDRKVDCSKNPPAGDEQGKVHQIASLCAYFSGKPHSKKPAVILLSDVWGYGVPKLRKFADKVASAGNFVVVPDLFFGDPTTNTTQKEVWLAKHRPEEAVKYVKPLIQALKEKGVHKIGAAGFCWGGKVVVELAKEADIIPVAALLHPSYTTIDDIKGVKVPMALLVGERDNGTPPEYVKESTAALKANQVDYFVKVYPGMPHGWTIRYKDDIPAQKKYSEEACQDLVDWFGKHLKKIHSAKRFV